In Streptomyces sp. NBC_00414, a single window of DNA contains:
- a CDS encoding DUF397 domain-containing protein, translated as MSTPQWQKSTYSETGSSCVYLATPTTGTILLRESDDPETILTTGPRQLAALIRMLGIGQRQNHAYD; from the coding sequence GTGTCCACCCCGCAATGGCAGAAGTCCACGTACAGCGAGACGGGGTCCTCCTGTGTCTACCTGGCCACCCCCACCACCGGAACGATCCTCCTCCGGGAGAGCGACGACCCGGAAACCATCCTCACCACCGGCCCCCGCCAGCTCGCCGCCCTGATACGCATGCTTGGCATAGGCCAGAGGCAAAATCACGCGTACGACTGA
- a CDS encoding acyl-CoA dehydrogenase family protein has protein sequence MDHRLSPELDELRRTVAEFARDVVAPKIGDFYERHEFPYEIVREMGRMGLFGLPFPEEYGGMGGDYLALGIVLEELARVDSSVAITLEAGVSLGAMPIHLFGTPEQKAEWLPRLCSGELLGAFGLTEPDGGSDAGATRTTARLDEATNEWVINGSKCFITNSGTDITGLVTVTAVTGRKPDGGPRISSIIVPSGTPGFTVAAPYSKVGWNASDTRELSFADVRVPAANLLGEEGRGYAQFLRILDEGRIAIAALATGLAQGCVDESVKYAKERHAFGRPIGANQAIQFKIADMEMRAYTARLAWRDAASRLVAGEPFKKEAALAKLHSSTIAVDNARDATQIHGGYGFMNEYPVARMWRDSKILEIGEGTSEVQRMLIARELGLTG, from the coding sequence CTGGACCACCGCCTCTCCCCCGAACTCGACGAACTGCGGCGCACGGTCGCCGAGTTCGCCCGCGATGTCGTGGCACCGAAGATCGGGGACTTCTACGAGCGGCACGAGTTCCCGTACGAGATCGTCCGTGAGATGGGCCGGATGGGCCTGTTCGGGCTGCCGTTCCCGGAGGAGTACGGCGGCATGGGCGGCGACTACCTGGCGCTGGGCATCGTCCTGGAAGAACTGGCCCGCGTGGACTCCTCGGTGGCGATCACCCTGGAGGCGGGGGTCTCGCTCGGCGCGATGCCGATCCACCTCTTCGGGACCCCGGAACAGAAGGCGGAGTGGCTGCCCCGCCTCTGCTCGGGCGAGTTGCTGGGCGCGTTCGGCCTGACCGAGCCGGACGGCGGCTCGGACGCGGGCGCGACGCGCACGACGGCCCGCCTGGACGAGGCGACGAACGAATGGGTGATCAACGGCTCCAAGTGCTTCATCACCAACTCGGGCACGGACATCACGGGCCTGGTGACGGTCACGGCGGTGACGGGCCGCAAGCCCGACGGGGGGCCGCGGATCTCCTCGATCATCGTCCCGTCCGGCACCCCGGGCTTCACGGTGGCCGCCCCCTACTCCAAGGTCGGCTGGAACGCCTCGGACACCCGCGAACTGTCCTTCGCGGACGTCCGCGTCCCGGCCGCGAACCTGCTCGGCGAAGAGGGTCGCGGTTACGCGCAGTTCCTCCGCATCCTGGACGAGGGCCGCATCGCCATCGCGGCGCTCGCGACAGGCCTGGCCCAGGGCTGCGTGGACGAGTCGGTGAAATACGCAAAAGAACGCCACGCCTTCGGCCGCCCGATCGGCGCGAACCAGGCGATCCAGTTCAAGATCGCGGACATGGAGATGCGGGCGTACACGGCCCGCCTGGCCTGGCGCGACGCGGCCTCCCGCCTGGTGGCGGGCGAGCCCTTCAAGAAGGAGGCGGCCCTGGCCAAGCTCCACTCCTCCACGATCGCCGTCGACAACGCCCGTGACGCCACCCAAATCCACGGCGGCTACGGCTTCATGAACGAGTACCCGGTGGCCCGCATGTGGCGCGACTCCAAGATCCTGGAAATCGGCGAGGGCACGAGCGAGGTCCAGCGCATGCTGATCGCAAGGGAGCTGGGCCTGACGGGCTGA
- a CDS encoding hydroxymethylglutaryl-CoA lyase: MTTPELGLPMAVPAEGLPARVRIHEVGARDGLQNEKATVPTETKAEFIHRLAAAGLTTIEATSFVHPKWVPQLADAEQLFPLVKEAAPHLPVLVPNERGLDRALALGATRIAVFASATESFAKANLNRTVDEALAMFEPVVTRAKAQDAHVRGYLSMCFGDPWEGPVPVAQVVRVCRALLDLGCDELSLGDTIGVATPGHVTALLTALNEENIPTPSLGVHFHDTYGQALSNTLAALQHGVTTVDASAGGLGGCPYAKSATGNLATEDLVWMLTGLGIDTGVDLALLTATSVWMAERLGRPSPSRTVRALSHKE; the protein is encoded by the coding sequence ATGACGACCCCCGAACTCGGCCTGCCCATGGCCGTACCCGCCGAAGGCCTGCCCGCCAGGGTCCGTATCCACGAGGTCGGCGCCCGCGACGGCCTGCAGAACGAGAAGGCGACCGTCCCGACGGAGACGAAGGCGGAGTTCATCCACCGCCTTGCCGCCGCGGGCCTCACCACCATCGAGGCGACGAGCTTCGTCCACCCCAAGTGGGTGCCCCAACTGGCGGACGCGGAGCAGCTCTTCCCCCTCGTGAAGGAGGCGGCCCCGCACCTCCCCGTCCTCGTACCGAACGAACGCGGCCTGGACCGCGCCCTGGCTCTCGGCGCGACCCGTATCGCGGTCTTCGCCAGCGCCACGGAGTCCTTCGCCAAGGCCAACCTCAACCGGACCGTCGACGAGGCACTGGCGATGTTCGAGCCGGTGGTGACCCGGGCCAAGGCGCAGGACGCCCACGTGCGCGGCTACCTCTCCATGTGCTTCGGGGACCCGTGGGAGGGCCCGGTGCCGGTCGCCCAGGTGGTACGGGTCTGCCGGGCCCTGCTCGACTTGGGCTGTGACGAGCTGAGCCTCGGCGACACGATCGGCGTGGCGACGCCGGGACACGTGACCGCGCTCCTGACGGCGCTCAACGAAGAGAACATCCCCACCCCTTCCCTCGGCGTGCACTTCCACGACACCTACGGCCAGGCCCTCTCCAACACCCTGGCCGCGCTCCAGCACGGCGTGACGACCGTGGACGCCTCCGCGGGCGGCCTCGGCGGCTGCCCGTATGCGAAGAGCGCCACCGGCAACCTCGCCACCGAAGACCTCGTATGGATGCTGACGGGCCTCGGCATCGACACCGGGGTCGACCTCGCCCTCCTCACCGCCACAAGCGTGTGGATGGCCGAACGACTGGGCCGACCCAGCCCGTCCCGCACCGTCCGCGCCCTCTCCCACAAGGAGTGA
- a CDS encoding acetyl/propionyl/methylcrotonyl-CoA carboxylase subunit alpha — protein MFDTVLVANRGEIAVRVIRTLRSLGVRSVAVFSDADADARHVREADTAVRIGPAPAAESYLSAERLLEAAARSGAQAVHPGYGFLAENADFARACTEAGLVFIGPPTDAISLMGDKIRAKETVRAAGVPVVPGSSGSGLTDAELADSAREIGMPVLLKPSAGGGGKGMRLVRDAALLADEIAAARREARASFGDDTLLVERWVDRPRHIEIQVLADGHGNVVHLGERECSLQRRHQKIIEEAPSVFLDEKTRAAMGEAAVQAARSCGYSGAGTVEFIVPGNDPASYYFMEMNTRLQVEHPVTELITGIDLVEWQLRVAAGERLGFAQEDVTFTGHAVEARICAEDPARGFLPSGGTVLRLYEPQGDGVRTDSGLTEGTEVGSLYDPMLSKVIAYGPDRATALRRLRAALARTVTLGVQTNAGFLRRLLAHPAVVAGELDTGLVEREVEGLVSASVPGEVYVAGGLLRQAALFPSPAPSRNQGLRPRTPLRPERPRPQTPDGLDGWTDPFSVPSGWRLGGEAAWTVHHVRVPGHDPVTVRVRSTGAGTEVRLDSAGTGDAAGPIGGAATAADTHWVTGGAAQALWRSGGLPPVSGRGGAGEEKSPSTLTLHLDGQTHTFHHSDTWIGREGDAWNVQDHDPVAASLTGAAHAGADSLTAPMPGTVTVVKVTVGDEVSAGQSLLVVEAMKMEHVISAPHAGTVTELDVTPGTTVAMDQVLAVIAPREPATSQEPAASQEERA, from the coding sequence ATGTTCGACACGGTGCTTGTGGCCAATCGGGGCGAGATCGCCGTCCGGGTCATCCGGACACTGCGGTCGCTGGGCGTGCGCTCGGTGGCCGTCTTCTCCGACGCGGACGCCGACGCCCGGCACGTGCGCGAGGCGGACACGGCGGTACGGATCGGCCCGGCCCCGGCCGCCGAGAGCTATCTGTCGGCGGAGCGCCTGCTGGAGGCCGCCGCGCGCTCGGGCGCCCAGGCGGTGCACCCGGGCTACGGCTTCCTCGCGGAGAACGCGGACTTCGCACGGGCCTGCACGGAAGCGGGCCTGGTCTTCATCGGCCCCCCGACGGACGCGATCTCGCTCATGGGCGACAAGATCCGCGCCAAGGAGACGGTGCGGGCGGCCGGGGTCCCGGTGGTACCGGGCTCGTCGGGCAGCGGGCTCACGGACGCCGAACTGGCCGACTCCGCGCGGGAGATCGGCATGCCGGTCCTGCTGAAGCCGTCGGCGGGCGGTGGCGGCAAGGGCATGCGCCTGGTGCGGGACGCCGCCCTGCTCGCGGACGAGATCGCCGCCGCGCGCCGCGAGGCCCGCGCCTCCTTCGGCGACGACACCCTCCTCGTCGAACGGTGGGTCGACCGCCCCCGGCACATCGAGATCCAGGTCCTGGCGGACGGCCACGGGAACGTGGTGCACCTGGGCGAGCGCGAGTGCTCCCTCCAGCGCCGGCACCAGAAGATCATCGAGGAGGCGCCGAGCGTGTTCCTCGACGAGAAGACCCGTGCCGCGATGGGCGAGGCGGCCGTCCAGGCGGCCCGCTCCTGCGGCTACTCGGGCGCGGGCACGGTGGAGTTCATCGTCCCCGGCAACGACCCGGCTTCCTACTACTTCATGGAGATGAACACCCGCCTCCAGGTCGAGCACCCGGTGACCGAGCTGATCACGGGGATCGACCTGGTGGAGTGGCAGTTGCGAGTGGCGGCGGGCGAGCGGCTCGGTTTCGCCCAGGAGGACGTGACGTTCACCGGGCACGCGGTGGAGGCCCGCATCTGCGCGGAGGACCCCGCGCGGGGCTTCCTGCCGTCCGGCGGCACGGTCCTGCGCCTGTACGAGCCCCAGGGCGACGGCGTCCGCACCGACTCGGGCCTCACCGAGGGCACGGAGGTCGGCTCGCTGTACGACCCGATGCTGTCCAAGGTCATCGCGTACGGGCCGGACCGGGCGACGGCCCTGCGCCGCCTCCGCGCGGCCCTGGCGCGGACGGTGACGCTGGGCGTCCAGACGAACGCGGGGTTCCTTCGGAGGCTGCTGGCGCATCCGGCGGTGGTGGCGGGCGAGCTGGACACCGGGCTGGTGGAGCGGGAGGTGGAGGGGCTGGTCTCGGCGTCGGTCCCCGGTGAGGTGTACGTGGCGGGTGGGTTGCTGCGGCAGGCGGCTCTCTTCCCCAGCCCCGCCCCTTCCCGAAACCAGGGGCTGCGCCCCCGGACCCCCCTTCGGCCTGAACGGCCTCGTCCTCAAACGCCGGACGGGCTGGATGGGTGGACCGATCCGTTCTCCGTGCCGAGCGGCTGGCGCCTGGGCGGCGAGGCGGCCTGGACGGTGCACCATGTACGGGTGCCTGGGCATGACCCGGTGACGGTCAGAGTACGAAGCACGGGGGCCGGCACAGAGGTCAGACTGGACAGCGCGGGCACCGGCGACGCGGCGGGGCCGATCGGCGGGGCTGCGACCGCAGCCGATACCCACTGGGTGACGGGCGGCGCAGCCCAAGCTCTTTGGAGGTCCGGGGGCTTGCCCCCGGTTTCGGGAAGGGGCGGGGCTGGGGAAGAAAAAAGCCCCTCCACCCTCACCCTGCACCTGGACGGCCAGACCCACACCTTCCACCACTCCGACACCTGGATCGGCCGTGAAGGCGACGCGTGGAACGTGCAGGACCACGACCCCGTCGCCGCCTCCCTCACCGGTGCGGCGCACGCCGGCGCGGACTCCCTCACCGCCCCCATGCCCGGCACGGTGACCGTCGTGAAGGTCACCGTCGGGGACGAAGTGAGCGCCGGGCAGAGCCTGTTGGTGGTGGAGGCGATGAAGATGGAGCACGTCATCTCCGCCCCGCACGCGGGCACCGTCACCGAGCTGGACGTCACCCCGGGCACGACGGTCGCCATGGACCAGGTCCTGGCCGTGATCGCGCCGCGGGAACCGGCGACATCGCAGGAACCGGCGGCATCGCAGGAGGAGCGGGCATGA
- a CDS encoding carboxyl transferase domain-containing protein: protein MHEAPELHSAADPASEAWRGNEAAHRALVDELRHKLAAARLGGGERARARHTARGKLLPRDRVDTLLDPGSPFLELAPLAADGLYEGQAPAAGVIAGIGRVAGRECVVVANDATVKGGTYYPMTVKKHLRAQEVALENRLPCVYLVDSGGAFLPMQDEVFPDREHFGRIFYNQARMSGAGIPQIAAVLGSCTAGGAYVPAMSDEAVIVRGQGTIFLGGPPLVKAATGEVVTAEELGGGEVHSRISGVTDHLAEDDAHALRIVRTIVSTLPDRGPLPWSVTQGVEPKVDPAGLYGAVPVDSRTPYDVREVIARVVDGSRFAEFKSEFGQTLVTGFAHIHGHPVGIVANNGILFSESAQKGAHFIELCDQRGIPLVFLQNISGFMVGRQYEAGGIAKHGAKMVTAVACTRVPKLTVVVGGSYGAGNYSMCGRAYSPRFLWMWPNAKISVMGGEQAASVLATVKRDQLEGRGESWPADEEEAFKAPIRDQYETQGNAYYATARLWDDGVIDPMETRQVLGLALTACANAPLGDPQFGVFRM, encoded by the coding sequence ATGCACGAGGCACCGGAGCTCCACAGCGCGGCCGATCCCGCGTCGGAGGCCTGGCGGGGCAACGAGGCGGCACATCGGGCGCTCGTCGACGAGCTGCGCCACAAGCTCGCCGCGGCCCGGCTCGGCGGGGGTGAGCGGGCCCGCGCCCGGCACACCGCCCGCGGCAAGCTGCTGCCGCGCGACCGCGTGGACACACTGCTGGACCCCGGCTCACCGTTCCTGGAGCTGGCCCCGCTGGCGGCCGACGGGCTCTACGAGGGGCAGGCCCCGGCGGCGGGCGTCATCGCCGGTATCGGCCGGGTCGCGGGCCGCGAGTGCGTGGTGGTCGCCAACGACGCCACGGTCAAGGGCGGCACGTACTACCCGATGACGGTGAAGAAGCACCTGCGCGCCCAGGAGGTGGCGCTGGAGAACCGCCTCCCCTGCGTCTATCTGGTGGACTCGGGCGGCGCCTTCCTCCCCATGCAGGACGAGGTCTTCCCCGACCGCGAGCACTTCGGCCGGATCTTCTACAACCAGGCCCGGATGTCGGGCGCGGGCATTCCCCAGATCGCGGCGGTCCTCGGCTCGTGCACGGCCGGCGGGGCGTACGTCCCGGCGATGAGCGACGAGGCCGTCATCGTGCGGGGCCAGGGCACGATCTTCCTGGGCGGGCCGCCTCTCGTGAAGGCCGCGACCGGCGAGGTCGTCACGGCGGAGGAGCTGGGCGGCGGCGAGGTCCACTCGCGGATCTCCGGCGTCACGGACCACCTGGCGGAGGACGACGCGCACGCGTTGCGCATCGTCCGCACGATCGTCTCCACCCTCCCCGACCGAGGCCCCCTGCCCTGGTCGGTCACCCAGGGCGTCGAGCCGAAGGTGGACCCTGCCGGGCTGTACGGCGCGGTGCCGGTCGACTCCCGCACCCCCTACGACGTACGCGAGGTCATCGCGCGCGTGGTGGACGGCTCACGCTTCGCGGAGTTCAAGTCGGAGTTCGGCCAGACGCTCGTCACCGGCTTCGCCCACATCCACGGGCACCCGGTCGGGATCGTCGCCAACAACGGCATCCTGTTCTCCGAGTCCGCCCAGAAGGGCGCCCACTTCATCGAGCTGTGCGACCAGCGCGGCATCCCTCTCGTCTTCCTGCAGAACATCTCGGGCTTCATGGTGGGCCGCCAGTACGAGGCCGGGGGCATCGCCAAGCACGGCGCGAAGATGGTCACCGCGGTGGCCTGCACGCGCGTACCGAAGCTGACGGTCGTGGTCGGCGGCTCGTACGGCGCGGGCAACTACTCGATGTGCGGCCGGGCGTACTCGCCCCGCTTCCTGTGGATGTGGCCGAACGCCAAGATCTCCGTGATGGGCGGCGAGCAGGCCGCCTCCGTCCTCGCGACGGTCAAGCGCGACCAGCTGGAGGGCCGGGGCGAGTCCTGGCCGGCGGACGAGGAAGAGGCCTTCAAGGCCCCGATCCGCGACCAGTACGAGACCCAGGGCAACGCCTACTACGCGACGGCCCGGCTCTGGGACGACGGTGTGATCGACCCGATGGAGACCCGGCAGGTACTGGGACTCGCCCTGACCGCCTGTGCGAACGCGCCGCTGGGTGACCCCCAGTTCGGCGTGTTCCGGATGTGA
- a CDS encoding SACE_7040 family transcriptional regulator, with protein MATRTDAPTRREQILKEAARLFAERGFHGVGVDEIGAAVGISGPGLYRHFAGKDAMLAELLVGISEQLLTGGKRRVAESDGSPEALLDSLIEGHIDFALDDRPLITLHDRELDRLRDSDRKLVRQLQRQYVELWVAVVREIHPALAEPGARSAVHSVFGLLNSTPHLGRPGALPGRAGTAELLHRMARGAFAAAGADGAAGPGRA; from the coding sequence ATGGCCACAAGAACCGACGCCCCCACCCGCCGCGAGCAGATCCTCAAGGAAGCCGCCCGGCTCTTCGCCGAACGCGGCTTCCACGGGGTCGGTGTCGACGAGATAGGTGCGGCGGTCGGCATCAGCGGGCCCGGCCTGTACCGCCATTTCGCGGGCAAGGACGCGATGCTCGCCGAGCTGCTGGTGGGGATCAGCGAGCAGCTGCTGACCGGCGGCAAGCGCCGGGTGGCGGAGTCCGACGGGAGCCCCGAAGCGCTCCTCGACTCGCTCATCGAGGGACACATCGACTTCGCGCTGGACGACCGCCCGCTGATCACCCTGCACGACCGTGAGCTGGACCGCCTGCGGGACAGCGACCGCAAACTCGTACGGCAGCTGCAGCGCCAGTACGTCGAGCTGTGGGTGGCGGTCGTGCGCGAGATCCACCCCGCGCTGGCCGAACCGGGGGCCCGCTCTGCCGTGCACTCGGTCTTCGGGCTCCTGAACTCCACCCCGCACCTGGGGCGGCCCGGCGCGCTCCCCGGACGGGCGGGCACGGCGGAACTGTTGCACCGTATGGCGAGGGGCGCCTTCGCGGCGGCCGGTGCGGATGGTGCCGCCGGGCCGGGCCGGGCGTGA
- a CDS encoding acyl-CoA dehydrogenase family protein → MRRTVFSEDHEAFRETLRAFIEAEVVPVYDEWFAAGQAPRDFYYKLAELGVFGIRVDEEFGGAGIDSYKFEAVMYEETARAGVSFGGSGVHVLLGLPYIKALATDEQKKRFLPKFVSGEEMWALAMTEPGTGSDLAGMKTTAKLSEDGTYYVLNGAKTFITGGVHADRVIVCARTSPSTAEDRRFGISLFAVDTKAEGYSVGRKLDKLGLKTSDTAELAFVDVKVPVEDLLGEENKGFYYLGGNLPSERWGIAFGAYAQAAAAVRFAKEYVLERTVFGKPVSHFQNTKFELAACQAEVDAAQAVADRALEALDQGELSAAEAASAKLFCTEVAHRVIDRCLQLHGGYGFMNEYPIARLYADNRVNRIYGGTSEIMKSIIAKNMGL, encoded by the coding sequence GTGCGCCGTACGGTGTTCAGCGAGGATCACGAGGCGTTCCGGGAGACCCTGCGCGCCTTCATCGAGGCCGAGGTCGTACCGGTCTACGACGAGTGGTTCGCGGCAGGCCAGGCGCCCCGCGACTTCTACTACAAGCTCGCCGAGCTGGGTGTCTTCGGCATCCGCGTGGACGAGGAGTTCGGCGGCGCCGGCATAGATTCGTACAAGTTCGAGGCCGTGATGTACGAGGAGACCGCCCGCGCGGGCGTGTCCTTCGGCGGCTCCGGTGTGCACGTGCTGCTGGGCCTGCCCTACATCAAGGCGCTCGCCACCGACGAGCAGAAGAAGCGCTTCCTGCCGAAGTTCGTCTCCGGTGAGGAGATGTGGGCCCTCGCGATGACCGAGCCGGGCACCGGCTCCGACCTCGCGGGCATGAAGACCACCGCGAAGCTCTCCGAGGACGGCACGTACTACGTCCTCAACGGCGCCAAGACGTTCATCACCGGTGGCGTGCACGCCGACCGCGTCATCGTCTGCGCCCGCACCTCCCCGTCCACGGCCGAGGACCGCCGCTTCGGCATCTCCCTCTTCGCCGTCGACACCAAGGCCGAGGGCTACTCGGTGGGCCGCAAGCTCGACAAGCTCGGCCTGAAGACCTCCGACACCGCCGAGCTGGCGTTCGTCGACGTGAAGGTCCCCGTCGAGGACCTCCTCGGCGAGGAGAACAAGGGCTTCTACTACCTCGGCGGCAACCTGCCCTCCGAGCGCTGGGGCATCGCGTTCGGCGCGTACGCCCAGGCCGCGGCGGCCGTCCGCTTCGCCAAGGAGTACGTGCTTGAGCGCACGGTCTTCGGCAAGCCGGTCTCGCACTTCCAGAACACCAAGTTCGAGCTGGCCGCCTGTCAGGCCGAGGTGGACGCCGCCCAGGCGGTCGCCGACCGTGCCCTGGAGGCCCTCGACCAGGGCGAGCTGTCGGCGGCCGAGGCCGCGTCCGCGAAGCTGTTCTGCACCGAGGTCGCGCACCGCGTCATCGACCGCTGCCTCCAGCTGCACGGCGGCTACGGCTTCATGAACGAGTACCCGATCGCCCGCCTGTACGCGGACAACCGCGTCAACCGCATCTACGGCGGCACCAGCGAGATCATGAAGTCGATCATCGCCAAGAACATGGGCCTCTGA
- a CDS encoding phosphatase → MPIPGTPSRADLLDHLVQTRIAGNVATPRENNLSHYRKLANGDRNYWLGLELGDRWTDEQDVLAVMAERCGVNDDPEYRYGQDTIDPELTVDALERMAGRLRKAAAGRQRVLFATGHPGGLLDVHRATAAALRAAGCEIVVIPDGLTTDEGYVFQFADVAVLEHGATLWHTHSGEPMRAILKGLEGEGRPLPDLVVADHGWAGCAGQLGVDSVGYADCNDPALFLAESEGTVQVTVPMDDHVTSPRHYDPMTAYLLDAAGLTGNE, encoded by the coding sequence ATGCCGATACCCGGGACCCCCAGCCGCGCCGACCTCCTCGACCACCTCGTACAGACGCGTATCGCGGGCAACGTGGCCACCCCCCGCGAGAACAACCTCTCCCACTACCGCAAGCTGGCCAACGGCGACCGCAACTACTGGCTCGGCCTGGAGCTCGGCGACCGCTGGACCGACGAGCAGGACGTCCTCGCGGTGATGGCCGAGCGGTGCGGCGTGAACGACGACCCGGAGTACCGGTACGGCCAGGACACCATCGACCCGGAGCTGACCGTCGACGCGCTGGAGCGGATGGCGGGCCGCCTCCGCAAGGCCGCCGCCGGCAGACAGCGCGTGCTGTTCGCGACGGGCCACCCCGGTGGGCTCCTCGACGTGCACCGCGCCACCGCCGCCGCCCTGCGCGCGGCCGGCTGCGAGATCGTGGTGATCCCGGACGGGCTGACCACGGACGAGGGGTACGTCTTCCAGTTCGCCGACGTCGCGGTCCTGGAGCACGGCGCGACCCTGTGGCACACCCACTCGGGCGAGCCGATGCGGGCGATCCTGAAGGGCCTGGAGGGCGAGGGCCGCCCGCTGCCCGACCTGGTCGTCGCGGACCACGGCTGGGCGGGCTGCGCGGGCCAGCTGGGCGTGGACTCCGTGGGCTACGCGGACTGCAACGACCCGGCCCTGTTCCTCGCCGAGTCCGAGGGCACCGTCCAGGTGACCGTCCCCATGGACGACCACGTCACGAGCCCCCGCCACTACGACCCGATGACGGCTTACCTGCTGGACGCGGCCGGCCTGACCGGCAACGAGTGA
- a CDS encoding PucR family transcriptional regulator — MPDAVAPATPAVPPTPPVPLAALLAREDLGLRQIAGPRESATVIHWAHTSEMADPYPYLLGGELLLTAGVHIPEAAGSGTYFDAYVSRIVEAGGSALGFGVAPVHDTVPRALVEACDHYGLPLVEVPPRTTFSGVARAVWQLMAQARHTELRRVTEAQQSLAAAAARPDPVPSVLRQLAQRVGGRAALYAPDGGEVASAGRLPGPGAGAEVGAALAGLAGVVRPADGGSGGPTPSSASDTVAGVHLAAYALGTGQGFVLGVAAPRRDPGDHTIASVGAVLLSLLTGEHQSSTGAARSSALVRMLLGAAPEEVAPLLDAGELWVVVHARPDGPAPDAVAASALGAALGSPLVDVHGDVVRVLVPAGHREPVAQPGWTCGVSAAVVPGEWGVADTQAARALSRARATRADLVRHGERPGLAGLVPSAEAAAHARAVLAPVAGNSALTETLRTWLSLHGSWDRTAVALSVHRNTVRQRVARCGVLLDVDLDDPDVRMELWFALRHA, encoded by the coding sequence ATGCCGGACGCTGTCGCCCCAGCCACCCCTGCCGTCCCGCCCACCCCGCCGGTGCCCCTCGCCGCCCTGCTGGCCCGGGAGGACCTCGGGCTGCGGCAGATCGCGGGACCCCGGGAATCGGCCACGGTGATCCACTGGGCGCACACCTCGGAGATGGCGGACCCGTACCCGTACCTGCTGGGCGGGGAGCTGCTGCTGACGGCGGGGGTGCACATTCCGGAGGCCGCCGGGTCCGGCACGTACTTCGACGCCTATGTGTCCCGAATCGTCGAGGCGGGGGGCTCCGCGCTCGGCTTCGGGGTGGCGCCGGTGCACGACACGGTTCCACGGGCCCTGGTCGAGGCCTGCGACCACTACGGGCTGCCGCTCGTGGAGGTGCCGCCCCGCACCACCTTCTCAGGGGTGGCCCGGGCGGTCTGGCAGCTCATGGCGCAGGCCCGGCACACCGAGCTGCGCCGCGTCACGGAGGCCCAGCAGAGCCTGGCCGCCGCCGCGGCCCGCCCGGACCCGGTCCCCTCGGTCCTGCGGCAGCTCGCCCAGCGGGTGGGCGGACGCGCCGCGCTGTACGCCCCGGACGGCGGCGAGGTCGCATCGGCGGGGCGGCTGCCGGGCCCCGGGGCGGGAGCGGAGGTGGGCGCGGCGCTGGCCGGGCTGGCGGGCGTGGTGCGGCCCGCCGACGGCGGCTCCGGCGGACCCACTCCGTCCTCCGCGAGTGACACGGTGGCCGGCGTCCATCTCGCCGCGTACGCCCTCGGCACCGGGCAGGGCTTCGTGCTGGGCGTTGCGGCGCCGCGCCGGGACCCGGGCGACCACACGATCGCCTCCGTCGGCGCGGTCCTGCTCTCCCTGCTCACCGGGGAGCACCAGAGCAGCACGGGCGCGGCCCGCTCCTCGGCGCTCGTACGCATGCTGCTGGGGGCCGCGCCGGAGGAGGTCGCTCCGCTGCTGGACGCCGGCGAGCTGTGGGTCGTCGTGCACGCGCGGCCGGACGGGCCCGCGCCCGACGCCGTCGCCGCGTCCGCGCTCGGGGCGGCGCTCGGCTCCCCGCTGGTCGACGTGCACGGTGACGTCGTACGGGTCCTCGTCCCCGCCGGTCACCGTGAACCCGTCGCCCAGCCCGGGTGGACGTGCGGGGTGAGCGCGGCCGTCGTGCCGGGTGAGTGGGGGGTGGCCGACACGCAGGCCGCTCGTGCGCTGTCGCGGGCGCGGGCCACCCGTGCGGATCTGGTCCGTCACGGTGAGCGGCCGGGGCTGGCCGGTCTCGTGCCGTCGGCCGAGGCGGCGGCGCACGCCCGGGCGGTCCTGGCGCCCGTCGCCGGGAACTCCGCCCTCACGGAGACGCTTCGCACCTGGCTCTCCCTGCACGGGAGTTGGGACCGTACGGCGGTGGCCCTCTCCGTCCACCGCAACACGGTCCGGCAACGGGTGGCCCGCTGCGGGGTCCTCCTGGACGTGGATCTGGACGACCCGGACGTCCGCATGGAGCTGTGGTTCGCCCTACGTCACGCGTAA